GTCAGTGACGGAAGAATCTTATCGTGATTCGGCAGCTATGTTTGTCCATTCTGCATCCATTTTCAGGTTGATTTTGCATGCACAGGTTCAGAATTCAATCTGCATCGTTTATGTGCCAGATGTGAACCGAGGTCGACCTAGAAGCGTGAGCGTTTGAGCCGATGGACGAGCAGGCGGCGTTGCGGGTTGCCCCGCTTGCCTTGTGCGAGTGACCAATTCAATCGCATACCGAAATGCAATCGAGATTTCGTGGCGATCGCTGCGTCCCTACACTCGGTTCATCCTGACGAACTCTCAACCTTTGTGAGGCCGCCGGAATGACCTTGACCGCTCTCGAAGTGACTGTCGCGGAGGCTTCTTTCGACCGCGATCCGAACATGGCCAACCGACCTTTGAGCTGGCGGGCGGCGCTTTGGTCGGTGGTATCCGTGCGCTGGGCGGGTGTCGCGCTGCTGCTGTTTTTGGCTGGTCTGGCAGCGCAACTGAACGGTGCCCCCGAGACTATCTGGTGGACTCTGTATCTGGCCTGTTATCTCACGGGTGGATGGGGCTCGGCATGGGCCGGCGCACAAGCGTTGCGCAACAAGGCGCTCGATGTGGATCTGTTGATGATCGTTGCGGCGATCGGAGCGGTCGCGATCGGGCAGATCTTCGACGGCGCGCTGCTCATCGTGATCTTCGCGACCTCCGGTGCGCTGGACGACGTTGCCACCAAACACACCGCGGAATCGGTGAAAGGCCTACTGGACCTGGCGCCGGATCGAGCCGTGGTGGTTGGGGGCGATGGCAGCGAACGGGTGGTGGCGGCCAGTGAGCTGGTGGTGGGTGACCGGGTGGTGGTACGGCCCGGGGAGCGGATACCCGCAGACGGTGCGGTGCTGTCGGGGTCCTCGGAAGTCGACCAATGCTCGATCACCGGTGAATCGATGCCGGTGGCCAAGGCTCGTGCTGACGAGGTCTTCGCCGGCACCGTGAACGGGTCGGGCGTGCTGCATCTGGTGGTCACCTGTGACCCGTCGGAGACCGTGGTGGCCCGCATTGTCGAACTGGTGGCCGAAGCTTCGGCTACGAAGGCCAAAACCCAACTGCTCATTGAGAAAATCGAGCAGCGCTACTCCCTGGGTATGGTTGCGGCCACCCTCGCTCTCATCGTTATTCCGCTGATGCTGGGCGACCACCTGCGGCCGGTATTGCTGCGGGCCATGACGTTCATGATCGTGGCATCCCCGTGCGCGGTGGTGCTGGCCACGATGCCGCCGCTGCTCTCGGCGATCGCCAACGCGGGCCGGCACGGAGTACTGGTCAAATCCGCGGTGGTCGTCGAACACCTCGCCGGTACCAGCATCGTTGCGCTGGACAAGACCGGCACACTGACCTGCGGCATCCCACAACTAGCTAGCGTCGAACCGCTGCAACCCGACGTGGTCGACGCCCGGCGATTGCTGCAATTGGCAGCTGCCGCAGAACAATCCAGCGAGCATCCGCTGGGGCGCGCCATTGTGGCCGAAGCTCGTCGGCGCGGCATCGCCATACCGCCCGCCGACGACTTCCGCGCCTTGCCGGGCCGCGGCGTCCGGGCCATCGTGGGCGGTGATTTCGTCGAGGTCGCTAGCCCGCAAAGCTATCGGGGCGCACCGCTAGCCGAACTCGCTTCGATCGTGGCGGCCGGCGCCACTGCCGCCATTGTCCTGGTGGACGGAGTGGCCATCGGCGTGCTCGGACTCACCGATCAGATTCGTCCCGACG
The nucleotide sequence above comes from Mycobacterium decipiens. Encoded proteins:
- a CDS encoding heavy metal translocating P-type ATPase, producing MTLTALEVTVAEASFDRDPNMANRPLSWRAALWSVVSVRWAGVALLLFLAGLAAQLNGAPETIWWTLYLACYLTGGWGSAWAGAQALRNKALDVDLLMIVAAIGAVAIGQIFDGALLIVIFATSGALDDVATKHTAESVKGLLDLAPDRAVVVGGDGSERVVAASELVVGDRVVVRPGERIPADGAVLSGSSEVDQCSITGESMPVAKARADEVFAGTVNGSGVLHLVVTCDPSETVVARIVELVAEASATKAKTQLLIEKIEQRYSLGMVAATLALIVIPLMLGDHLRPVLLRAMTFMIVASPCAVVLATMPPLLSAIANAGRHGVLVKSAVVVEHLAGTSIVALDKTGTLTCGIPQLASVEPLQPDVVDARRLLQLAAAAEQSSEHPLGRAIVAEARRRGIAIPPADDFRALPGRGVRAIVGGDFVEVASPQSYRGAPLAELASIVAAGATAAIVLVDGVAIGVLGLTDQIRPDAVASVAAMTALTSAPPVLLTGDNGRAARRVAQHAGITDVRAALLPEQKVEAVRGLQASGHRVLLVGDGVNDAPAMAAARTSVAMGAGADLTLQTADGVTVRDELHTIPTIIGLARQARRVVIANLAIAAAFIAVLVLWDLFGHLPLPLGVAGHEGSTVLVALNGMRLLTNRSWRAAASTAR